In Paenibacillus stellifer, the DNA window ATACTGATATAACTGGCATTCGATCCGGCCGTTATACAGCTTCCGCCGCTTGTCCGCCTTCCGTCCGAAGTAATGCTCGAACTGCTTGGCCGGACTCAGTGCGAAGAAGGACCAGGTCGGCAGCTGGGCCATCATCATGCCGAACTGCCGGATCAGCTTCTCGACCTCTTCCTTGTCGCTGAGCCGCTCGCCGTAAGGCGGATTCGTAATGATGCAGCCGTATTCACCTTCCGGCTTCGCCTTGGCGGCCGGCAGGACGGAGAAAGCGATCTCGCCGGACAGGCCCGCGCTCTTGGCGGCGGCCCTGGCGACTTCGATCGCCTTCGGATCGATGTCGCTGCCCGCAAGCTGCAGTGGAAGATCGTCCTTCACGGCGTCGAAGGCCTCTTCCCGGGCCTGTGTCCAGGCTTCCTCCGGGATGGCGGGCCAATGCTCGGACGGGAACGACCGCCGCAGGCCCGGCGCGATATTCCAGGCCATCATGGCGGCCTCGATCAGGAACGTCCCCGAGCCGCAGCAGGGGTCGTAGAGGGGGCGGCTGCCATTCCAGCGGCTCAGCTGCAGCATGGCTGCGGCCATTGTCTCCTTCAACGGAGCCTCGGTAACGAGCTTGCGGTAGCCCCGCTTGTGCAGCGCGGGTCCCGTCGTGTCCAGCGTGATCAGTGCGATATCGTTCAGCAGCGTCATTTCAATAACATAACGAGGACCGTTCTCGGGGAACCAATCGGTGTGGTACTTCATCTTTAGCTTCTCGACAACGGCTTTCTTCACGATGCCTTGCGCGGCGGGAACGCTGGTGAGCTTGGATTTATGCGAACGTCCCTCCACGGGGAATTCGCCGTGTTCCGGAATCCAGTCCTGCCAAGGCAGTGCCTTGACACCCTCGAACAGTTCGTCGAAGGTAGCGGCCGCAAATTGGCCCATCTTGACCAGCACCCGGTCCGAGGTGCGCAGCCACAGATTGCAGCGGCAAATATCGATATAATCCCCGCTAAAGAGGACACGGCCGTTCTCGGTGACCGTCTCGTAGCCAAGCTCGTTCAGTTCGCGGGCGACAACAGCCTCCAGACCCATCGGGGCGGTGGCGATCAACTGCAGTTTGCTCAAAAGAATCTCAACTCCATTGCTTGTGAATAGTTGGTTAATGCCTTTACAATTTAAAAGTAATCATGGGCCGGCGATTTCCGGCGTTTCCGTCAATTTCCGGCTCTCTTAGTATAGGCGAAGGCAAGGGACATCACAACGTTCATTAAATGAAGCAGGTCGAATGTGACGGAATGTGGCGAGATGGAAATCAGAGCACCGCGCCGAGAGCTGTGTGCGCTTATGAACAAGGCGGAACATCGAGCCATGCATACAAACCGTAATTAAAGGAGAAGACGCATCATGCTGAATCAGGATGAATATCAAAGACAGGAGCATTACAGCGAGCAGCTGTATGAGGAGGATGAGCTGCTGCTTAAGGTCAAGGAAGCGATTCGGGAGAGCGGAATGCCGGAGGTGTCCGTGGCGCCGGGCTACGGCCGGCTGCTGAGCATGCTCGTTGCGCTCTCC includes these proteins:
- a CDS encoding THUMP domain-containing class I SAM-dependent RNA methyltransferase, producing the protein MSKLQLIATAPMGLEAVVARELNELGYETVTENGRVLFSGDYIDICRCNLWLRTSDRVLVKMGQFAAATFDELFEGVKALPWQDWIPEHGEFPVEGRSHKSKLTSVPAAQGIVKKAVVEKLKMKYHTDWFPENGPRYVIEMTLLNDIALITLDTTGPALHKRGYRKLVTEAPLKETMAAAMLQLSRWNGSRPLYDPCCGSGTFLIEAAMMAWNIAPGLRRSFPSEHWPAIPEEAWTQAREEAFDAVKDDLPLQLAGSDIDPKAIEVARAAAKSAGLSGEIAFSVLPAAKAKPEGEYGCIITNPPYGERLSDKEEVEKLIRQFGMMMAQLPTWSFFALSPAKQFEHYFGRKADKRRKLYNGRIECQLYQYLGPLPPREKGTAQSSALPARFSTISPGRKGL